ctgtttttgttaataaacttgaaaaatcaacattgaaaaatatatgctgCTATCAATATACAAGCATTGAAAAGTCAGGATAATATGCGTTTAAACCTGAATTAGAACTAACACGTGCTTGCGAATCACATTTTCCCATACACACCGGCGCGTGGAAGGTCAAGGTTACTTTTATTCACGCATagcaaagggggggggggtgtaactttttctcgcagcaaacagtTTTCACAAATTTACATATGTAGAAAATCGACATCACTTTTTTGGAgcatgtaaaatttgaagtgAAAATCAGACAAGGAGATTAACAGTACACCCCCacaccaccccctcccccacggtttaaaagattttcatgaTCATCATGATTTTCAAACTTGCCCTTTTTTTCGCTCTCAAAAAACGATGCTACCTACGTGCCTGGTGTATGACCACCCCTAGTGGAATTAAATAGAAACAAAACAATAGATCGATATTGTCCCAGAGTTATGGTGTCAGAGACATAATTTTTTTGCAGAATTCTCGAGTTTTGAttctaacattttatttttcgtatattggtattgatttttttttttaataattttgaagaaCAACATGCATGCCATCTTCACAGAAACATATAACTTTAGTTACttaattttacaatcaatttattaatttcttaacagaaagatgtaaatatttaaacaactaTATATGTAAATGCTTTCATGCGGGTAATGATTCATAACAAGGTatcgatcattgcagaaaaaatacatatctcGCTAGCGcggattatgtattttttctgcaacatgatgtcgccaccttcatatcccgcatgaatcaccaaataaagcattttattgtttttaatttgataattaatgtACGTATATAATTTAACTTACtgtttacaatcaatttattaatttgttaaaagaaagatgtaaatataaacaataaaatgcatgctttctttggtgatttttGCGGGTTACAAGGGGTATAGCGATcgaacgcgggttatgtatttttttctgcaatgtcgccaccttcatatctcGCATTAATCACCAAAGAGAGTAATTTATTgtgtttttttctatatttaatttGGAATTTTGGCTTGAAAAACTTTGTCTTAGATGAatcattttgccaaaaaaaaatgcatatatatatatatatatatatatatatatatatatatatatatatatatatatatatatatatatatatatatatatatatatatatatgaacttTTTTGGTGACCAGGTCACATGATCAAACCCTGGGAATCCTCAGATTTTATCATATGACCAACCAAATTAATAcccctttgatttttttcaacattgttatcttattgtttatacatgtatattaacataAAGACAAATACTGTTAACCAACTTCAATTCGCGTGTGAGAAATTTTCGCGATACTAGCGAATGCCACATCGTCGCAAATATTTCTCATCGCGAACTAATCATTGTCGTACTGTTGCTATAATATAATGGGTCTAGAAAAGGCTTGGTCACAAACAGTTTATTGAAAGTAAATCGTGAAAATATACATGGTCgtcacaaataaaagttggtttacagtaagaTATAGAATGACAATCTATGCAATATCTCTACAGCATCAAACTATAAGCTTATCACTGTGGTGACAAATCTATGAACTCTTGGCcctatatatagaaaaattcaCACAGAAATGAACCATTTTGCTTCTATGAATGCTGATACAACAGAACTCGATTATAGCAAAATTAAAATGGACCATAGAAATGACTTTTTTATAGACGTTATTCTTTATACGGTTAAAGCAAATTCGTAAGAAATCTTCTAGGGGATTCGGTATAAAATAATTGGCACCAAATCACCGTAAGTTATATAATCAATATTAATGTCACTtacaaaaatgtcaatataatctcttcttttcaataaaaataatatgtgactataagttttattttttttctatgcaTCTTAAAGTTTAATGtatcttcaatgaaatttgtAATGGAAAATATTCGTTATATAAATGATGAAGTACCTTAAAATTTTGCCAGCAGGGGTCtgaaattacttcgttatagtTGTAAATTCGCTTTAACCGTGTTCGTCATATACTGCAATTTCTTTTAAGTTAATATATTAGAGATTTGTCGAGACATGCATAATAATACATTATAGCCATAAATTCGTTATGCCCGTGTTCGCTATATTTGAGTTTTGCTGTATAATAAGAAAGATATTTGGAAATTGAATCATAAAATCatgacattttgaaaaatacaggtaaaatacAAGTAGATTtgtgttggctaagtgggaatggGGTGCAGGTGGagaacaaaagaatttaattacagGTAAGCTATAGTCCGTTTTCAAATGAAAGTAGGAGAAATAATATGTATTTGTTAGCCTACAGAAGAATACATATGAATTGAGCTTCTGTcccagtatttttttttatttgataaattcagatgaaaatgttatttaaaaaaatgaactgTTACATATTTCCCAATAATTCATGCCCTTAATGAGAATACAAATGTCACGGTTTGTCTATTTTCATCATAAATTGAGATAATTATTTAAGCTGACATAACTTTAACTTggcattgaaaaaatattgtaatgacaTTTGTAAGAATCacgcttgaaattttaactatACATCATATGGGtcatatatcaatttttattttttttcaattttctttggtttctatgattattttgattaattccaatctacagaatatgaaattaacaaaacacaaaaacgcTAGAGTAAAGTGCTTATATTTTTAATGgtgtatatttcatatttaataagATTCATTTTATGATGATCAATACATCAttagttatgaaaataaaatcctcCATTGTCATTTTCTATAAAGTTGGCCTGCACCTGAAGATTgggcattttgattttttaagtcTTTCAACTAGCAGTCCATAAAACAATTAAGAACTCATAATTTTCAAgctttcaattctgtaaattaaTGGCCATAATAATGCTTctcaatttcaatttgtttattctCTCAAACTATTAAAATACACATGAACATGAGGaacaaaattgtgttatttgcattaaattgtaaTGTCAAAGGtcttattatattatattacaaaACTATAATACATGTTTCTagtctattttttaaaaactgctgATTGatcatatttatgtatatatattatatacatccaattaaaacatttcagaatGTTGGTTAAGTGGGGATAAACCATCCTGACACATGAGAAAATATTGTTGATCTTAATTGTATTTaacaaatacataaaatttcatAACAGGGATATCAATGAATGAGAAAGCCCCCCCAAACAAAAACATGTCCAAGAAAGACTGAGTTTAAgagttaaaattttattcaaaatatcataaacatatataaacatgtataaatactCTTCAGTGCATCAAAATTTGATATGCAAAAGgaacaaaaataatgtttaaccACGCTTGTATCCTTAGTTAAACATTTCAGCATTGATTAGAAAAAACTCTAAAAGTTCATCAATGTCATTTCCTTGTGACTTCTCTCAAATCTTGGACGGAACAATAAATCAaagagtacatgtaataattggTAACAAAAATAAACCACAGTCAGGGATTTCACTTCTTCTTTTTGCCTTTCTTTCCCTTTTTGCCCTtctttcctttctttttcttacTGTATGGTCCAAATCCTTTCCTAACCATGACACCACGCCACCAGGACTGAacctaatttaaaaaaataaaaggatgtattaaaaaaatatgcagcAATAACACTGTCTCCTTCTACAGCAGGACTGATGAGGTGTAAGCAATCAAATTAAACAACTTGTAATGAGAGCAAAGAAGCAATTCAAGACATATGGATAGGATGTGAATGCCTAGTTCaagatcaaaattaattttaatgcaATTCAAAAGGCTACTCCACTTTTATGACACCGTTAGTGTAAGTAACAACTGGAGTCCTTTAAGGCAAATTTGGGGGCATAtcacaattttgaattcagcttcgaatttttttttttttggatatgaTCAAGGTGAAATCTTCAAAACCATTCTCGTCAAAAGTCACAAGCTCAACAGCAGTAatcaatgattttgtttactGAGTTGTCTTACCCTGATTGCTGCTCTAAGCTCAATGGCCTCTTGGTCTGCCTTTCTTCGGGCTTTCTCTTTCTCTATTCTGTCTTCTACAACAACTTGCTCATACTCCTTATactggaaaataaaaatatgttccaTGAAAGATAGGTTTCTCATTAACAGAGAAATGGATAATACCAGAGAAAGAGAGGGAGGGGAATAgtgaatatttttctatagtATTAAACTTTCTAATCTTTGGGGGCAGCAGACAGGTGCTTACAAGTTTGGTGAGTTCCTGCAGCTTGTCCAGGTCCTTGGCTTTGGAGGCTTTCAGGACATCCAGTTCATGCTGTTTGGCCTCTACATCCTTCTCATACTTCTCCATCCAGAAATCCACCTTCTTCTCCAGCTCCTGTCAAAGGTCATATAGAAGTGTACAAGATGTGTCATAACAGACAAACctatatatagaggatatctatattgtgtgatttgatatttgctttatccatcgagttgaaatggtgtatatacattgtatttgcgAGGCTTGCCGGGGTGTCTGGagcattttttttgtaattttataaggttaatttatagaaattttaattttgcagaaGAAGGGGTCTGGACTCCCATAAATTCCCCTCAAGATTTGTGCATTTGCATATCgaacacaaaagaaaacatgCACTTAATGTGCatgttttctttttcactttgGTTGCAGTAGTATGTAGATTGTTCTCTAGAACTAACAGTAAAGGGTGTTTCTGTAAGTTGACATGAACGCTCTAACCTCTTGATGAGCCCTCAGATAGTTCTCTATCTCCTGGTTACACCTGTTTTCCTCCTCAATCTGGTGCTTCAAACTCTGATAGaagaaagatgttttaaaaaatgagacgTGGTATGCAAATTATATGTAACCAATCTAATTCTGTATTATCCAGCCAGCAATCAAATGCTGCCCTCACACCTAGTCAATAactaaaatattataaacacaCTAACAGAAAATCAGATCCTTTATTTTAAAgatcttctttttttacattatatatgttGATTAAAACCTTTATGAAGTATTTGAATTGCCAAGAGGTCTTGCTTCttcagaaattgaaaaaaaaatctatcagTACATGTAGTACCAGTTCATTATATAAAGTTTTTTGAAGAAGACAATTATTTTGTCTGTTTGACCATCATACAGACCTCAATTTCATCTTGCATGGCCTTCTCGGAGAGAGTGCACTTTTTCTGGGTCTGTGCGACGGTAACCTCGGCGCTCTTCTTCAGGTACTTGCCCTCCATGTCCGTCTTGGCCTTCATCTCCTGCAGCTGGTCCTTGAAGTGAGCGATCATGTTGTTCCTCTGTTGAAGTTCTATCTCCTTCTCCTTctgaatgtctatcagcttctTATGTAGCATCTTCACATGCTTTCTGCCATTTTCTTCTCTATACAAAGCAGTATTAATTTGATAagttttagtttattttaccactaaatgtattttataatctTGGTGTGTTTTACATTTACACATGCTACAGCCAAAACTTTGCAGAAATGGCTAACACaatcttaattttaattaaGACATCAACACAGATATCTATAAAGTTAAAATGGCTCTAACATGTCTGGGAGCATACAAAAGGATGACAGGTGTAAATAACAAGTTGTGCAACGCTAAATTAACCCCcactttttcaaataaaacgaCGCATATTAATAAATTAACTAAAATGTTTCCTCAGGAGGAAAAAGAACAAGAGTTTAGTGGCTGTGGGAGGGCACGTGCTTACTTAAGGATGGTCTCCTGTAGCCGCGCCTTCCTTTCTTTCTGTGTGCGGACCGTCTCGGCCAGGGCCTGGAAGCTACAGTTCTGTATACACTCGGACAGAGTGTCCGACATACATCTCTCCACAAACATCCTGTCACAGAAACACAACTTGTATTACATTATATAATGTATTGATAGCTAATTATACTGCAATGGATTTTaaaccattaaaattaaaaaatctacCAAAAAATTTTTTCTACACTTGTTCATCAAATGTGATATCAATCGTTTTCAAGAAATGTTATATAagtatatgaaaatatgaaatgctAATTGAAGATTTTTCCAGGGATCTTGAGAAAACAATACATAAAGTGTAGTTTACATATCAATCAACAAATTGAT
This is a stretch of genomic DNA from Crassostrea angulata isolate pt1a10 chromosome 4, ASM2561291v2, whole genome shotgun sequence. It encodes these proteins:
- the LOC128180003 gene encoding dynein regulatory complex protein 9-like isoform X2, giving the protein MLSGTDAIHIATVLEDCVDQLAVLGRIMPASFEARSDAVEMVSNELNQLVSGQKELELRYQTILAKKLDLMSSTKNQDRLTEVEKEVIEAGADLKNSTHVFGRSLRQNPLTGDNMVKVQEDRMFVERCMSDTLSECIQNCSFQALAETVRTQKERKARLQETILKEENGRKHVKMLHKKLIDIQKEKEIELQQRNNMIAHFKDQLQEMKAKTDMEGKYLKKSAEVTVAQTQKKCTLSEKAMQDEIESLKHQIEEENRCNQEIENYLRAHQEELEKKVDFWMEKYEKDVEAKQHELDVLKASKAKDLDKLQELTKLYKEYEQVVVEDRIEKEKARRKADQEAIELRAAIRVQSWWRGVMVRKGFGPYSKKKKGKKGKKGKKGKKKK
- the LOC128180003 gene encoding dynein regulatory complex protein 9-like isoform X1 translates to MGKGQQVAGMLSGTDAIHIATVLEDCVDQLAVLGRIMPASFEARSDAVEMVSNELNQLVSGQKELELRYQTILAKKLDLMSSTKNQDRLTEVEKEVIEAGADLKNSTHVFGRSLRQNPLTGDNMVKVQEDRMFVERCMSDTLSECIQNCSFQALAETVRTQKERKARLQETILKEENGRKHVKMLHKKLIDIQKEKEIELQQRNNMIAHFKDQLQEMKAKTDMEGKYLKKSAEVTVAQTQKKCTLSEKAMQDEIESLKHQIEEENRCNQEIENYLRAHQEELEKKVDFWMEKYEKDVEAKQHELDVLKASKAKDLDKLQELTKLYKEYEQVVVEDRIEKEKARRKADQEAIELRAAIRVQSWWRGVMVRKGFGPYSKKKKGKKGKKGKKGKKKK